GGTCCGGGGTGTGCGGGTACAGGCGCGCGGCGGCGTCGGGGAACTGGAAGTCGCCGAGGCGGGCGATCATGCGCGCCCCCCGTTCAGGTCAGCCAGCAGGTCGTCGGCGAGGCGGGCTGCGTCTTGCAGCACGCTGTCGTACGTGTGCTCGCCGGGCGTGCACTGGCCCAGCATCCGCACGCGCTCCAGGCGGTTCACGCGGAAGCCGTCGAGTTCGCTGGGGGCGGGCGTCAGGAAGCGCACGTCGTAGGGCGGTTCGACGCCCTCGCCCTCGGCGCGGCGTTCCGCACCGATCAGCCAGATGCCGCTGGCGGTCAGGTCGTCCGCCAGGAAGTCGTACGCGACCTCGCTGAGCCGCCCGGCCTCGTCCATGGTGTCCCCCACGAGCAGGCGGCCCTTCAGGAACGCGCCGACGGCCAGCACGCCCAGCCGCGCGTGCAGTTTCGGGCCTTCCCAGGTGGACAGCACGATCTGCCCCCCTCCATCGGGCACAGTTTCCTCGTCCAGCGCGGTGACGGTGCTCTGGAGCAGGTGAATGCCGCTCGTCTCCTCCACGCGGGCCTTCAGGTGCCGGTGGAAGGTCCAGCCGTCCGTGTCGGGGTGCAGCGCGGCGCGCACCTCCTCGAACAGACTGCCCTGGGGGAAGGTCACGCCCGCCGTGGTCGGCTGGTACAGGTTCCCCAGGTGATCGAGCGCCTGCGACACCAGCAGTACGTCCAGCCCCGCGCGCGCCAGCCGCCACGCCAGCTCGGTGCCCGCCAGTCCGGCACCGACCACGGCCACGTCATACAGATGCCCCGGTTGCGGGCGACTTCTCGGAGAGGGCGAACCAAACATCACCCTCCAGTGTACGGTTTCGGAGGAAGTGGGGAGTGGAACGGCGCCTGCCCCCATCCACTCCCCATTTCCCACTGACCCCTTACCCTGGAGCGCATGTCCGACGACGCCCCGTCCAATTCCGGTTTCGCGTTCCGCTCGCAGGTGCGCGCGGGTGGGGAGCGGGTGCTGGCGTTCCTGGCGCGCGAGTACCGGCATTCGGACGCGGCGACGTGGGCCGCGAGGCTGGCGGCGGGTGAGGTGGAGGTGCGGGGCGTCGCCGCGCGGGGGGACGAGGTGCTGCGCGCCGGGGACGTGGTCGTGTGGCACCGCCCCCCGTGGCGGGAGGAGGCGGTCCCGCTGGACTACGCCGTGCTGCTGGAGGACGACGCGCTGGTCGCGGTCAGCAAACCGTCGGGCCTGCCGACGCTACCGGGCGCGGGGTTCCTGACGCACACGCTGCTCACGCAGGTGCGGCTGCGGTATCCGGGCGCGAGTCCGCTGCACCGGCTGGGGCGCGGCACGAGCGGCGCGGTGCTGTTCGCCCGCACGGGATCGGCGGGTGCGGCCCTGTCCCGCGCGTGGCGGGAACACGAGGTGGGGAAGATGTACCGCGCGCTGGCCGTGGGCGAACCGGAGTGGGACACGCTGGACATCCGCACGCCCATCGGGCCGGTGCCCCACCCGCGCCTGGGCAGCGTGTTCGCCGCCAGCGCCGGCGGGAAGGCGTCGCGCAGCGTGGCGACGGTGCGCGAACGCCGCGCCGGGCAGACGCTGCTGGACGTGGCGATCCACACCGGGCGACCCCACCAGATCCGCATTCACCTCGCCGCCGCCGGGCACCCGCTGGTGGGCGACCCACTGTACGGGCCGGGCGGCCGCCCGCTGCCGGACCTGCCAGGACTGCCGGGCGACCTGGGGTACCGGCTGCACGCCTGGACGCTGCACTTCACGCACCCCGTCACGGGAGAGGCCGTGCGGGTCGAGGCGCCGCCGCCGGATGCGCTGCGGACCGCGCCGGAACGCTGAACCCGGTGCAGACCGGCCTGAAGGGCGCCGCCTGTCAGACGCGGGAGAGGCGCGCCGGGTCATGATGACCGCATGGCCCCCGACCCGCCCGTCCCCACCCGCCGCGCCGCGTGGCGGGTCGCGGTGCGGGACAGCCTGCTGGGCGCCCCGGCGTGGCTGTACGCCCTGCTGACCCTGACGCTGCTGTCGGCCGCGCTGAGCGCCGTGGTCATCCAGGACGTCGCGCGGCACCAGCGGACCCTGCTGACCCTGGCCGACGCCCGCACGGCCGCGTTCGCGCTGAGTGCCGTCGAGTGGCAGGCCCGCGCGCGTGGCGAGCTGGACGCCGACCTGAGCGCCGAGGCCCGCGCGTGCCTCGCGGATCTGCGCCGGTTCACCGGTCAGCTCGGGCAGCTGAGCCGCGATGACCTGCTGCTCGCGCGGGTGCATCCACACGCCCCCGGGGATCACACGCTGAACAGGCAGGTCGCGGCGTACACCGGCGCCGTCCAGACCCTGCTGGACCTGATCGCACGCGGGCAACTGGAGGCCGCCGCGCAGGTGGACGAGACGCAGGTCGACCCGGCCTTCACGGCGCTGCGCGACCGCATCGGCGACGTCCGCGCCGCAGAGGAAGCCACCGTCGAGATCGGCCGTCAACTGACGCTGCTGCTGACGGCCCTGACCGCGCTGGGCGCGCTCGTCACGGCGGGCCTGCTCGCCGCACGCCTGAACCGCAGCCTGCATCAGGCCCGCGCGTGGCACGCCGAGGCCAAACGCCAACGGGAACGTGAGGAACGCGACCCGCTGACCGGCCTGTGGAACCGCCGCAGCCTGCAGCGGCAGTTCACGCTGGCGCAGGCGGCCGGGCCGCTGGGCGTGGCGGTGCTGGACCTCAACCGCCTGAAGGCCATCAACGATCTGGGCGGGCACGGCGCCGGGGACGCGCACCTGACCCGCGTCGCCCACGCGCTGCAGGCCGCGCTGCCCGAGGGGGGCGTCGCGGCCCGGCTGGGCGGGGACGAGTTCGTGCTGCTGCTGCCGCGCCTCACGGGCCATCAGACGACGCAACTGCTGGAGGACGTCGCCGCGCAGCTGAATTCGCCGGGCGACACCCTGCCCCCCTTCGCGGTGGGTGTCACGCAGGTCACGGCCGTCACGTCCCTGGAACGCGTGCTGGCCCTGGCGGACGCCGCCATGTACGAGGACAAGGAACGCCAGCGGGCCCAGGCGGGCCGCGACACCCGCCTGGGCGCCAGCGTGGAGGAATTCACCAGTCGCCTCGAACAGTTCGAGACGCCGCAGGAGGTCCTCGAGGAGGGACTGGGCATGGCGCGGGACATGCTGGGCTTCCAGGCCAGCACGTACCTGGAACGCCAGGGGGACACGTTCGTCCTGACCCGCCTGGACGGCGAGGTGCCCGCCCCGATGCGCGGCACCCTGGGGCAGCCTTTCACCGGGCGGCGCGGCCTGACCGCCGAGGTGATCGAGCACAGCGCCACCCGCTGGAGCAACGACTACCCGGCCGAACCGCACGTCCTGACCGCGTGGCTGGAGGGGGGCCTGAAGAGCATCCTGCTCGTCCCGGTGCGGTACGGGGGGCGGGTGATGGGCGTGATCAGCCTGCTGCACTTCGGCACGTGGCGGGTCGTGACCCCGCAGGCGCGGCGGCTGACCGAGGCGCTCGCGTCGCGGCTGGGGCACACCCTGGAGCAGCAGGCGGCGCTGGAGCACCTGCGGCACGCCGTGCAGGGCGGGCTGCTGGCGCTGGGCGCGGCGCTGGAGGAACGTGACCTGGAAACCGCCGGGCACACCGCGCGGGTCGTGACGCTCTCCGAACGGCTGGGCGCCCGCCTGGGCCTGGGCGAGACGGCGCTGCACGCCCTGCAGCAGGGCGCGTCCCTGCACGACATCGGCAAGCTGGCCATTCCCGACGCGATCCTCCTGAAGCCCGGCCCGCTGGACGCGCAGGAGTGGGAGGTCATGCAGCACCACGCCGCGCGCGGGCACGACATCGCGCACCGTCTGCAGGGGCTGCTGCCCGCCACGCTGGACGTCATCCGGCATCACCACGAGCACTGGGACGGCAGCGGGTACCCGGACCGCCTGCGCGGCGAGGAGATCCCACTGGCCGCGCGGATCTTCGCGGTGTGCGACGTGTACGACGCCCTGACCCACCCCCGCCCGTACAAGGCCGCGTGGCCGCACGAGCGGGCCGTCGCGGAGATCCGCGCGCGGCGCGGCACGCAGTTCGACCCGCAGGTCGTGGACACCTTCCTGACGCTGATCGAGGCCACGCGCGCCGCGCAGACAGACCCGCCGACAGACGCGCAGGAGCAGCCCCTCAGCCGCTCCTGACGTCCATCACATCCCGATTCAGATTTCCTGCAGGGGCAGTGCGGCCAGCCACGCGGGGACCTCGTCCGGGGGGTAGGTGTCGAACACCAGTCGGGTCAGGGACACCAGGGGGTAGCCCTGGAGGTCGCCGCCGTCGGCGCGGCGGTCCACGATGCAGGCGATACCCACGCAGCGGCCCCCGGCAGCCTCGGCAGCGCGCACGGCCTTCAGGACGCTCCCGCCGGTCGTGAGGACGTCCTCGACCGCGACGAAGGTCTCGCCGGGCTGCAGGGTGAAGGCCTCGCGGATCTTCATGCCGCCCTGCCCGTCCTTCTCGGCGAAGATCGCGCGGGTGCCGTAGTGCCGCGCGGTTTCGTACGCGAGGACGACGCCGCCCATGGCCGGGCCGATCACGAGCTGCGCGTCGATGCCCGCGCCGCGCAGCGCCCCGGCCAGCGCGCGGCCGATCTGCTCGGTGTACTGCGGGTACTGGAGGACGGTGGTGCTCTGCAGGAACTTGGGGCTGTGGCGGCCCGAGGCGAGCAGGAAATGCCCCTCGTGGTACGCGCCGGCCTGGCGGTACAGGTCGAGAATGTCAAGTGCAGCGGGGTCGGCGTGGGTCATGGTGCCAGTATCCCATTCCTGGCGGGCGGGGCCGGGCATCATGGCGCATGGACACCGTGACCTTTCCGGGAGGAGTGAAGCTGGGCGCGCGCCGCCGCCTGCTGGGCATTCCGCTGGCGCAGCTGGCGCGGGACGCCGCGCTCCAGCCCGAGCTGCTGCGCCGCCTGGAGGCCGGGGAGTTCGATCCGCGCAGCCTGCACCGCCTGGCGCGGCAGGTGCTGTCGCGCACGCTGGACACCACCCTCGACTGAACCGCTGGCCCCCGTGCGCGTAGGCCGGGTGGCGGATCCGCCCCGCGCGGCCCGCGCGGCATGCTGGTGACCCTGAAGGCTGTCTCAGCCTGCCGCCCGGCCGGGCAGGTCAGACTGAAGACCCGCCGCCCCCGACCTCTCCCCCACCCCCGGAGGACCCCCCGCGTGAATCAGGCGTTCGTGGATGCCAGCTGGCAGGAACAATCCGGTCCCGACGGCCTTGCGCGCGGCGTGGGCGGCTGGGGGCTGGTGCTGCTGCGCCCCGGCACGCTCCCCGCACGCTTCCAGGGGCAGCTGCTCGCGCCGGACAACAACGCCGCCGAGGTCCGCGCGGTGCTGGAGGCCGTCCGGGCCGCGCCCGCCGGGGAGGCCCTGACGGTCCACACGGACAATCAGGCGGTGATCGCGTCGGTCGGTCGGGGGCGCGGCCCGGCCCTGCTGGACGAGGACGCCCGCGAGGTGCACGCCGAGGCCCAGGCGCGCGGCGTGACCCTGCGGGTCGTGTACGCGCCCCGCACGCGCCGCCACATGCAGAGTGCCCACGATCTGGCGAACGACGCTCGGCGCGGCACCGGCGCCGCCGGGCTGCCCGGCGTGCAGTCGGACGTGCTGATCGAGCAGCGGCCCGCGCAGCCCGAGGCGCGCGTCAGCCTGCGCCGCCCCGGCGAGCGCGTCACCGCGCACGTCCCGCTGGACCTGAACTCCGACGTGCCACCCAGCGCGCAGGCCCTCCTGGCCGCCGTGGGCCTCGCGCTGCCCGGCGAGGCGCTCCTGATCCGCCGCGCCAGCCGCGTCGCGCAGGCCCTCTGGCAGCGGCCCGAGCGCGCCCTGCGGCCCGCCGCGCAGGCCCAGCTGCACCACGCCCGCCGCGCCGCCGACGAGAACGGCGTGCAGGTGGACTTCCTCGGCACCGGGTAGGGACGTTGATGGTTGAAAGTTGATGGGTGATGGAGCCCAGCCTCTTTCACCCATCAACCTTCAACCATTGACCTCAACAGCGGTACGCTGGTGGGTACATGAGGTTCTCTTCGTTCGCGGTGGAGTCGGGTGGGGTGAGTGCGCCGGGTGGGCAGGGGCCGGAGGTGCGCGTGTGGGGCGAGTCGGACGTGCTGGTGGTCAGCGCGCCGCTGCCCGGGGTGCTGCGGGTGCGGCTGTTCCCGGAGGCCCGCGCGAACGCGCTGGGGTTCCCGCGCATGCCGGTCAAGCGGAGTTTCGCGTTGCGGCCCGACCTGCCGGGCGGCGTGACGCTGAACGCCGCTGAACTGGACGACGACCTGCTGGTGATCGGCGGGGGGTTGTCGTTGCGGCTGGACCGCGCGAGTGGCGCGTGGCGGGTCTCGACGGGCAGCGGCGCGACCGAGCGGGTGCTGGTCAGTGCGCTGGGCTGGTCCGGTGAGGCGCCCACGCAGCGGCCCGCGCTGGACGCCGAACGGTTCAACCTGCGCCGCACGCGGCTGAACCTGGACGCCCAGGACGGCGCGATGTACCTGGGCTTCGGGGAGCGGGTGGGGCCGCTGGACAAGCGCGGGATGCACCTGACGTTCTGGAATACCGACTGCTACCCGCACCATACCGAGACGGACCCGCTGTACGTGTCGGTGCCGTTCACGACGGTGCTGCAGGATGGCCGGGCGCACGGGGTGTTCGTGGACGAGTCCTGGCGGATGGAGGTGGACGTGGCGCGCGCGCACCCGACCGAGCTGCGCTGGGCGTCCTCGGGGCCGGAGCTGGACGTGTACGTGCTGGCGGGGCCGCGCCCGGCGGACGTGCTGCGCCGCTACGCGGACCTGACCGGGTACGCGCCCATGCCGCCGCTGTGGGCGCTGGGCGCCGCGCAGAGCCGCTGGGGGTACCGCACGGCGGACGACCTGCGCGCCGTCATCCAGGGCTACCGGGACCGGAATTTGCCGCTGGACAGCGTGTACGTGGATATCGACTACATGGACGCGTACAAGGTCTGGACGGTCAGCGGCGCGAACTTCCCGGACCTGCGGGCCTTCGTGAAGGAGGCGGGCGCGCAGGGCGTGAAGCTCGTGCCGATCGTGGACCCCGGCGTGAAGCTGGAGGCCGGGTACGACGTGTACGAGGAGGCGATGAAGGGCGATCATCTGGTCCGCACGGCGCGCGGGGACGTGCTGGTCGGGGAGGTCTGGCCTGACCCGGCGGTGTTCCCGGACTTCACGCGGCCCGAGGTGGTCGCGTGGTGGGCCGGGCGGCACAAGGTCTTCGCGGACGCCGGGATTCAGGGGCAGTGGAACGACATGAACGAACCCGCGTGCTTCAGCCTGCGCCAGCCGCGCGAGACTGAGGGCAAGACCCTGCCGTACGACGCGCGGCACGGCACCCGCACGCACCTGGAGGTCCACAACGCGTACGCGAACGGCATGAGCGAGGCCAGCCGCCTGGGTTACGCGAAGTTCAGCCCGCAGATCCGCCCGTGGGTGCTGACCCGCGCCGGGTACGCCGGGATTCAGCGGCACGCGACCGTGTGGACCGGGGACAACACCGCCACGTGGTCCCACCTGGCCCTGAGCCTCCCGATGATCCAGGGGCTGGGCCTGAGCGGCATTCCGTTCGCGGCGGCGGACGTGGGCGGCTTCGCGGGGGACACGACCGGGGAGTTGCTGGCCCGCTGGTACCAGGCGGCGGTCGGGTACGCCTTCGTGCGCAACCACGCGGCGCTGGGCACCGCCGACCAGGAACCCTGGCGCTTCGGCGAGGCGGTCACGGACGTGATCCGCGCCGCGCTGGAGCTGCGCTACCGGCTGCTGCCGCACCTGTACACCCTGGCGCAGGGAGCGACCCGCACGGCGCTGCCCGTCATGCGCCCGCTGGCGCTGCACTGGCCCGCCGACGAGGACGCCGCGCGCGAGGACACCCAGTACCTGCTCGGCGAGGGCCTGCTGGTCGCACCGGTCCTGCGGGCCGGGCACCGGCGGCGACTGGTGTACCTCCCGGCCGGGCGCTGGGCGGCGGTGTTCAACCTGTCGCAGTTCGGCCCGATCCACGCGGGCGGGCAGCACGTCGTGGCGGACGCGCCGCTGCACACGCTGCCCATGTACCTGCGCGCCGGTGAGGCCATTCCCGTGACGGAGGCCGCGCCGCACACCACTTCGGCCCGCTGGGAGCGCCTGTCGTGGCTGATCCACGCAGGCCCGGCCGGGTTCATCGGGCAGCTGTTCGAGGACGCCGGGGACGGGCACACGGGCGGGCGCCTGACCCGGCTGGTCGGCGAGCGGCAGGGCGCGCGACTCGTCATCCGCCGCGAGGCCGAGGGCGACACCGGCAGCTTCGAGCAGCGGGAGACCATGCACGTCCTGGGACTGGGGCACGTCCGCGCCGTGCAGGGTGCGGCCAGCTTCGCCTACGAGGACGGTGTGCTGCGCCTGACCCTCCCGGCCCGCTGGCAGACCGTCACCCTGGACCTCGACCCGGACGACGAGGACGAGCAGGGCGAGCTGGACGCCCTCCCGGTGGACTGATGACCGGTCGACTGATGACGACCCACGATCACGATCCGGTGGGCGAACGTATCGAGGCGCTGCCCGGCTGGCGCGGCGACACCCTGCGCCGCGTCCGCGCCCTGATCCACGAGGCACTGCCCGGCGTGCAGGAGAGCGTGAAGTGGGCCAAAGCGACCTCGCCCGGCGTGCCGGTGTGGGAGCACGCGGGGATCATCTGCACGGGCGAGAGCTACGCGCGGGCCGTGAAACTCACGTTCCCGCGCGGGGCCAGCCTGCGCGACCCGGCGGGGCTGTTCAACGCCAGCCTGGACGGCAACGCCCGCCGCGCCATCGACCTGCCCGAGGGGGCCACGCTGGACGACGCGGCCTTCCGCGAGCTGATCCGCGCCGCCGCCGCCGCGAACGAGCAGGCGCAGGCGGCCCGGAAGAAGCCCCGCCTGACCTGAACGGTCAGGTCAGGCCGCGCGGGCGGCGTGCCGGACGCGGATGGCGAACAGCGCGGCGATCAGGTACTTGATCACGACGTCCGCGAAGATGATCTGCGCGATCTGCGCGGGCGGCATGTCGCCCCAGAAGGCCAGCAGGTTGAACAGCACGCTGTCCAGCGGGACGCTCACGGCGTTGCTTGCCAGGACGCGGGTCCACCAGTTGCGCTGGATGAGCCGCTGGTACACGGCGGTGTCCGCGAGTTCACCGGCCAGGATCGCCAGGAAGCTCGCGCCGATGAACCGCCACGGCGTGCCGGTCACGAGTGCCACGGCGGTGTTCACGAGCAGCGCCGCCGCGATGGCGATGTACACGGCGTTCAGGCCGCCCGCGCGGTGAATGCGGTCACGCAGCGTGAACACGGCCGCGAAGAAGATCGTGCCGACGCTCAGCAGGCCGTACACGGGCAGCGGAATGAAGGTGTTCAGCGTCAGGTTCGCCAGCAGGATGCTCAGGGCGTACAGGGCGATCAGCAGCAGCGGCAGCGCCGCCTTGGGTGCATGGGTCATGGGGACCTCGGGCCGGGATCGACAGGACAGGTCGAGCGGCAACGCAGGCGCGCGGGGGGCGCCTGGACGGAAACGGACAGGGGGATACGGTCGGGTGGAGCGGGCGGAACCAGCAGAGTCCCGGGGACGGGGCCTGCCGCGCACCCCAGAGCATAACTCGGACTCCCACCACACCGAAGCCCGTGCTACGCTGGCGGCACGTAGGGACGCGGTCCGCTCCATCTGATGGAGTTCCCTCTCCAAGACCGAACCGAGTGACGTAGACAATTCAGCTGACGTGTCGCTGCCCCGGGGCAGCCAGACCTCCGCTCTCCTGACGGGCCGCAGCCGCATGATGCCCGCTCCAAGGCTGCCCACCATGTACCGATGTGAAGTCTGCCAGCAGGTTCAACCTGCCGGTGAACCCTGCCTGATGATGACCGTCCAGACGCGCCCCATCCAGTACCCACCCCGCAGCAGCGTGTACCCTCCCCGACCTGAACCTCAGGACCTGTTGCGCCGCAGGAAACGCCGGGGCAAGCCCCGCAGGGGTCAGCGGCGGGACGATCCCGGGGGGCAGGGCACGGCGTGCGTCCGTGAAGTCCGCTGCTGCGCGCGGTGCGCGGCCCGGCCACAGCGCACCTGAACGTCAGGCGCACCACCCTCAGCGTCCGCCGCTGACGTCGAGGGTGGTGCCGGTCACGTACGCCGCCTGCGGGGACAGCAGCCAGAGGATGGCCTGCGCGACCTCGTCGGGCGTGCCGCCGCGGCCCAGGGGGACGCTGGCGGCGAGCCGCGCCACGCGACCCGGTTCGCCGCCCAGCGCGTGGATGTCCGTCTCGATCAGGCCGGGGCGGACGCCGCACACGCGGATGCCCTCGGCGGCGACCTCGCGGGCCAGGCCGACGGTCAGGGTGTCCACGGCACCCTTCGAGGCGGCGTAGTCGACGTACTCGCCGCCCGACCCGAGGACGGCCGCGCGGGAGGAGACGTTCACGATCACGCCGCCCGGCCCGCCGTGCCGGGTGGAGAGTCGCCGGACAGCCGCGCCCGCGCAGAGGAATGCGCCGATCACGTTCGTGCTGAGCACCCGCTGGAGGCGGGCGGCGTCGAGTTCGTCCACGCGCGCCTGCCGTTCGAGCGTCCCGGCGTTGTTCACCAGGGCGTGCAGGCCCCCCAGTCCGGTCTGCACGGTGTCGAAGAGGCGTTCCACGTCGTCGGGGTTGCCCACGTCGGCCTGGACGGCCAGCGCGCGGCCTCCGGCGGCCTCGATCTCCCGGACGATTCCGGCAGCGGCTTGCGCGTCCTGGCGGTAGCCCAGACCCACCGCGTACCCGGCCTGCGCGGCGAGGCGGGCGGTGGCCGCGCCGATGCCCCGGCTGCCACCCGTGATGAGGACGGTGGTCATGGGCGCGCCGGGCCGTACGTGAGCAGGAGGACGCCCGCGCCCAGTGAGCGGGTCTCCAGCAGGGTCAGGGGGAGGTGCTCCAGCGTGTCGAAGATCCGCTTCCCGTGACCCACGACGACCGGGAAGACCATCAGGCGCAGTTCGTCCACCAGTCCGTGCCGCAGCAGCGTCTGCGCGAGGGTGCCGCTGCCGTACACCAGCAGCGGGCCGCCCGGCTGAGCCTTCAGGGCCTGCACGTCGGCCACCACGTCCGGCCCCAGCGCGGTGGCGTTCCACCCGAGCGGGCCGGGGCGGGTGGTCGCCACGTGTTTGGGCAGGGCGTTCATGCGGTCCGCGAACGCACCGGTGGCGGTCAGCCAGTAGGCCGCGAATTCCTCGTAGGTGGTGCGGCCCAGCAGCAGCGCGCCGCTGGCGAACAGTTCGTCGCGTTTGAACGGGCCGTCGTCCGGGCGGTAGGGCGCACGCCACGGCGAGTGTTCCTCGTACACGCCGTCCAGGGACACGAATTCGGTGACGATCAGGGGACGCACGCGTGACCTCCTTAAACGGGTTCGATGCGGATACGGGTGTTGTGGAAGGTGCTGCCGCCCCCCAGATCGGTCAGGGTCTGCGCGGTGAGTTCGTTGATGCTGCGGCCGTCCGGCGCGCTGAGGCCCCACCAGGTGCCCTCCAGGATGGCCGCGCCGGGCTGCGCGGCGTCCGTGACCTTCACGCGGCGCTGCACGCTCCCGATCTCGCTGGTCAGCGTGGCGAGCGCCCCGTCGGTCACGCCGGACGCCTGCGCGTCACCTGGGTGCAGCAGCAGGTGCGGCTCGTTCCCCTCGGCGCGGTTGAGGTTCGCCAGGTTGCCGTACGTGCTGTTCAGGAAGTGATGCGCGGGCGGCGTGAGCAGCCGCACCGGGTACTCGGCGTTCAGGCCCGCCAGGGGTTCGCGGTGGGCGGGCGCGGGGCTGAGCTGCACCTTCCCGCTGGGCGTCTCCGCGCCGTGCGCGTACGGCAGGAAGCCGTCGGGGAGGTTCAGGCGGACGCTGCCCTCGGCCCTCAGGCGCTCGGGGGTGATCCCGGCCAGCAGGGGGTGGTCGCTGGCCAGCAGTTCCTCCAGCAGGTCGTCCACCGTCCAGTACACGCTGGGCTCGGTGATGCCCAGGCGGCGCGCGAGTTCCTGGAACACCCAGGAGTTCGGGCGGGCCTCGCCGGGGGCGTCCAGCGTGGCGGGGTTGTACCCCAGCCAGTGGTGGCCGTAGCTGGTGTACACATCGGCGTGCTCGGCGAACGTCGTGGCGGGCAGCAGGTAGTCCGCCAGCCGCGCCGTCTCGGTCATCGCCTGTTCCAGCACGACCACCAGCAGGTCGTCCCGTTGCAGCCCCGCTCGGACCCGCCCGGCGTCCGGGGCGACGACCGCCGGGTTGCAGTTGTAGATGAACGTGGCCCCGAAGTCCCGGTCCGGGTGCAGGGCGGCGGCGTACTCGTTCATGTTCACGCGCGCCGCGTCCGGGCGGATCAGGTGCGCGGCCCCCAGCAGGGCGCGGTTCAGCCGGAACGCACCGCTGGTGCTCAGGGTGCAGCCTCCGCCCCGATGCCGCCAGTCGCCCGTCAGCGCCGGGATCAGCGTCACCGCGCGGAGGTTCGTGCCGCCATGCTCGTGGCGGGTCATGCCGTACCCCACCCGGAAGTACGTGGGCCGCGTCGT
This region of Deinococcus sp. JMULE3 genomic DNA includes:
- a CDS encoding dihydrofolate reductase family protein, which translates into the protein MRPLIVTEFVSLDGVYEEHSPWRAPYRPDDGPFKRDELFASGALLLGRTTYEEFAAYWLTATGAFADRMNALPKHVATTRPGPLGWNATALGPDVVADVQALKAQPGGPLLVYGSGTLAQTLLRHGLVDELRLMVFPVVVGHGKRIFDTLEHLPLTLLETRSLGAGVLLLTYGPARP
- a CDS encoding molybdopterin oxidoreductase family protein: MTAPDSLSRDVLLTCPLDCPDACRLKVTVGRDAPGGPERMLKVTGDAAHPVTRGFACAKTVHYPARANHPDRPLYPLKRVNAKTEAEPVWARVTWDEALDDIAARLRTLLDTRGPGSVLRYNYAGTMGLMEGTHVHALFRALGAPELDETICATAGTEAWSLGYGTRFGVDPADVAHARLIVLWGINSLSTNSHLTPHLTAARKAGARIVCVDPYRNRTAAFADEHLKIIPGTDAALALGVMHELFAHGWTDEAYIAEATTGVEELREAAREWTPERTAEVTGLDADVIRAFARAVGTTRPTYFRVGYGMTRHEHGGTNLRAVTLIPALTGDWRHRGGGCTLSTSGAFRLNRALLGAAHLIRPDAARVNMNEYAAALHPDRDFGATFIYNCNPAVVAPDAGRVRAGLQRDDLLVVVLEQAMTETARLADYLLPATTFAEHADVYTSYGHHWLGYNPATLDAPGEARPNSWVFQELARRLGITEPSVYWTVDDLLEELLASDHPLLAGITPERLRAEGSVRLNLPDGFLPYAHGAETPSGKVQLSPAPAHREPLAGLNAEYPVRLLTPPAHHFLNSTYGNLANLNRAEGNEPHLLLHPGDAQASGVTDGALATLTSEIGSVQRRVKVTDAAQPGAAILEGTWWGLSAPDGRSINELTAQTLTDLGGGSTFHNTRIRIEPV
- a CDS encoding SDR family oxidoreductase, with the translated sequence MTTVLITGGSRGIGAATARLAAQAGYAVGLGYRQDAQAAAGIVREIEAAGGRALAVQADVGNPDDVERLFDTVQTGLGGLHALVNNAGTLERQARVDELDAARLQRVLSTNVIGAFLCAGAAVRRLSTRHGGPGGVIVNVSSRAAVLGSGGEYVDYAASKGAVDTLTVGLAREVAAEGIRVCGVRPGLIETDIHALGGEPGRVARLAASVPLGRGGTPDEVAQAILWLLSPQAAYVTGTTLDVSGGR